The following coding sequences lie in one Primulina huaijiensis isolate GDHJ02 chromosome 2, ASM1229523v2, whole genome shotgun sequence genomic window:
- the LOC140971096 gene encoding mitochondrial uncoupling protein 1-like produces MLTRIFRCIFVSFFLYLVMADHGNVKSDISFAGTLASSAFAACFAEICTIPLDTAKVRLQLQKKAAAGDGVALLKYRGLLGTVSTIAREEGFAALWKGIIPGLHRQCLFGGLRIGLYDPVKTFYVGKDHVGDVPLSKKVLAALTTGALGITIANPTDLVKVRLQAEGKLQPGVPRRYSGALNAYSTIVRQEGLAALWTGVGPNIARNAIINAAELASYDQVKETILKIPGFTDNVVTHLFAGLGAGFFAVCIGSPVDVVKSRMMGDSGYKNTLDCFVKTLKNDGPMAFYRGFIPNFGRLGSWNVIMFLTLEQAKKFVRSLESS; encoded by the exons ATGCTCACTCGAATTTTTAGGTGTATATTCGTTTCGTTTTTCTTGTATCTGGTGATGGCGGATCACGGGAATGTTAAATCTGATATTTCTTTCGCCGGGACATTAGCTAGCAGTGCTTTTGCTGCGTGCTTTGCGGAG ATTTGCACGATCCCGTTAGATACAGCTAAAGTTAGGCTTCAGTTACAGAAGAAAGCTGCCGCAGGGGATGGTGTGGCTTTACTGAAATATAGGGGATTGTTAGGTACAGTTAGTACTATTGCAAGGGAAGAAGGATTCGCTGCGCTATGGAAGGGCATTATTCCGGGATTACATCGCCAATGCCTGTTTGGAGGCTTGAGGATTGGATTATATGATCCT GTTAAAACATTCTATGTTGGCAAAGATCATGTCGGAGATGTGCCATTATCAAAGAAGGTACTTGCTGCACTGACAACAG GTGCTTTGGGAATTACCATAGCTAATCCGACTGATCTTGTTAAAGTAAGACTTCAAGCTGAGGGAAAGCTTCAACCTGGTGTTCCAAGGCGTTATTCTGGAGCTTTAAACGCTTATTCTACCATTGTCAGACAG GAAGGACTTGCTGCTTTGTGGACTGGAGTTGGACCAAATATTGCTCGCAATGCTATCATAAATGCTGCTGAATTAGCCAGTTATGATCAAGTGAAGGAG ACCATTCTGAAAATCCCTGGGTTCACTGACAATGTTGTCACCCATCTCTTTGCTGGTTTGGGAGCTGGTTTCTTCGCAGTTTGCATTGGTTCCCCAGTTGACGTG GTCAAATCTAGAATGATGGGTGATTCTGGATACAAAAATACGCTTGATTGTTTTGTCAAGACTTTGAAGAACGAT GGACCTATGGCCTTCTATAGAGGTTTTATTCCCAACTTTGGAAGGCTAGGATCCTGGAATGTAATCATGTTTTTGACATTAGAGCAG GCTAAGAAGTTCGTTCGGAGTTTAGAGTCATCTTAA
- the LOC140971091 gene encoding protein OCTOPUS-like, producing the protein MNPTSADPTAPPPPPPQPPRSSFSCDRHPNEQYTGFCPSCLCERLTFLDHSSSNTPSSSRRPSSASAAAATAIKSLFSSVSKANSVPPPPPQSQPVNKASNPNSFLPELRRTKSFSASNNEALGLSFEPQRKSCDVRVRNTLWSLFTLEDENKSTTNNNKASSSAASSHQNLLSSQKIESCIVNKPVLEETENDEDFNDLENVEDVAVVDAAGGGVDGHDIIPLQVSESENLRNVFEVGVNGSEIVEEEVLRVNNSKPMKDHINLDNQEKKSSGGGFWAAASVFSKKWQKWRQKQKMKKQNNGKITATLPVEKPISRQYRETQSEIADYGFGRRSCDTDPRFSLDAGRISFDDPRYSFEEPRASWDGYLIGRSFPRMAPMLSVMEDAPAVHVLRSDMQIPVEEGPSRNFVNEDDSVPGGSLQTREYYSDSSSRRRKSLDRSSSIRKTAAAVVAEIDELKMASNAKVPPATIDYFQGTKVLVGERDLRDSNSNSLRDDCSETFELGSGFRDSSSSVIANGERKESKKPRKWSWRLWGFIYRRNGGNKDENEERTSQASGVDRSFSESWQESKREGSIDMRGGFNRNVLRSNSSVSWRNAPQVGGSFGSVRHSNVEMNGHGRKKRDEFVLERNRSARYSPNHIDNGLLRFYLTPMRSSRRGGLGKVKPNHSHSIRSVLRLY; encoded by the coding sequence ATGAATCCCACTTCTGCAGACCCAACAGCGCCTCCGCCTCCTCCTCCGCAGCCGCCGCGCTCCTCATTCAGCTGTGACCGCCACCCCAACGAGCAGTACACCGGGTTCTGCCCCTCTTGTCTCTGCGAGCGTCTTACCTTTCTAGATCACTCATCCTCCAACACTCCCTCCTCCTCCCGCCGCCCCTCCTCAGCTTCCGCTGCCGCAGCCACCGCAATCAAGTCCCTTTTTTCGTCGGTCTCGAAAGCAAACAGCGtccctcctcctcctccacaGTCACAGCCAGTTAATAAGGCCTCAAATCCCAATTCATTTTTGCCCGAGCTACGTCGCACGAAGTCTTTTTCTGCTTCCAATAACGAAGCTTTAGGCCTTTCTTTTGAGCCGCAGCGGAAATCTTGCGACGTTAGGGTAAGAAACACTCTTTGGTCACTCTTTACACTTGAAGACGAGAATAAAAGTACAACCAATAACAATAAAGCTTCCTCTTCTGCTGCTTCTTCTCATCAAAACCTCTTGAGTAGCCAAAAAATCGAATCTTGTATAGTGAATAAGCCCGTATTGGAGGAAACAGAGAACGACGAAGATTTTAATGACCTTGAAAATGTAGAGGATGTTGCTGTCGTGGATGCTGCTGGCGGTGGTGTAGATGGACATGATATCATACCCTTACAAGTTTCCGAGTCGGAAAATTTGAGAAATGTGTTTGAGGTTGGGGTGAATGGTAGTGAGATTGTGGAAGAAGAGGTGTTGAGAGTGAATAATTCGAAGCCTATGAAAGACCATATAAATCTTGATAATCAGGAAAAGAAGAGTTCAGGAGGGGGTTTTTGGGCTGCAGCCTCAGTTTTCAGCAAGAAATGGCAGAAGTGGAGGCAAAAGCAGAAGATGAAGAAGCAGAATAATGGCAAAATCACAGCTACATTGCCAGTGGAGAAGCCGATTTCCAGGCAGTATAGAGAGACACAGTCCGAGATTGCTGATTATGGATTTGGGAGGAGGTCTTGCGACACCGATCCCCGATTTTCTCTAGATGCTGGGAGAATCAGTTTTGATGATCCAAGATACTCTTTTGAAGAGCCTCGAGCTTCTTGGGATGGATATTTGATTGGGAGGAGTTTTCCTAGAATGGCACCTATGCTTTCTGTGATGGAGGATGCCCCTGCTGTGCATGTATTGCGCTCGGACATGCAAATTCCAGTTGAGGAGGGGCCATCAAGAAATTTTGTAAATGAAGATGACAGTGTGCCTGGAGGGTCATTGCAGACCAGAGAGTATTATTCCGACTCTTCGTCAAGAAGAAGGAAGAGTCTTGATAGGTCTAGTTCGATTAGGAAGACTGCCGCTGCTGTTGTAGCTGAGATTGATGAACTGAAGATGGCGTCGAACGCCAAAGTACCACCCGCTACTATCGACTACTTTCAAGGGACAAAAGTGTTGGTTGGGGAAAGAGATTTGAGGGATTCAAATTCAAACTCTTTGAGGGACGATTGTTCCGAGACTTTTGAATTGGGTAGTGGATTTAGGGACAGTAGCAGTTCTGTAATAGCCAATGGGGAGAGGAAGGAGTCGAAGAAACCTAGGAAGTGGAGTTGGAGATTATGGGGATTTATATACCGGAGAAATGGTGGCAACAAAGATGAAAATGAGGAAAGAACGAGTCAAGCGAGTGGAGTGGATAGGTCTTTTTCTGAGTCTTGGCAGGAATCTAAGAGGGAAGGAAGTATAGATATGAGAGGTGGATTCAACAGAAATGTGCTTCGAAGCAATAGCAGTGTGAGCTGGAGAAATGCCCCTCAAGTTGGTGGATCATTCGGGAGTGTGAGGCATTCAAATGTCGAGATGAATGGGCACGGGAGAAAGAAGAGGGATGAGTTCGTGTTGGAGAGAAATCGGAGTGCAAGATATTCTCCAAACCACATTGATAACGGACTCTTGCGTTTCTACTTGACGCCAATGAGGAGCAGCCGGAGAGGGGGACTTGGTAAAGTCAAGCCGAACCACTCACACTCAATAAGAAGCGTCCTTCGGCTGTACTAA
- the LOC140957967 gene encoding uncharacterized protein codes for MALANEVTAMAAAEEVQFCLKVMMMKESNKVLYAEVDNDFADVLLSFLTLPLGTIVRLLIKHHGNKAPIIGSLSSLYAGLLNLDSCHFWTEEGKLMLLNPRNSYGFQCSRLKLQIDDTPPATQCFACENFACASMYYKMTCLCSIPRNTMTERELQIEAQSGDKSVFTAQTASFLLTDDLQILTNTSTSLLQILKLNGIGDTSVLE; via the exons ATGGCACTCGCAAATGAAG TTACAGCCATGGCTGCAGCAGAGGAGGTTCAATTCTGTCTGAAAGTCATGATGATGAAAGAAAGCAACAAAGTTTTGTATGCTGAAGTAGATAATGACTTTGCTGATGTTTTATTGAGTTTCTTAACGTTGCCATTGGGAACAATAGTGCGACTCCTCATCAAGCACCATGGAAACAAAGCACCAATTATTGGAAGTTTGAGCTCTTTGTATGCAGGTTTACTGAATTTGGATAGTTGTCATTTTTGGACGGAGGAAGGTAAACTGATGCTGCTCAATCCAAGAAATTCATATGGCTTTCAGTGTAGCAGATTAAAACTCCAGATTGATGATACTCCTCCCGCCACCCAATGCTTCGCATGTGAAAATTTCGCCTGTGCAAGCATGTACTATAAAATGACATGCCTTTGTTCAATTCCAAGAAATACAATGACCGAGAGAGAGTTACAAATTGAAGCCCAAAGTGGAGACAAAAGTGTCTTTACTGCACAAACAGCATCTTTTCTTTTAACTGATGATTTGCAGATTCTGACTAATACATCAACTTCTCTtttacaaattttgaaactaAATGGTATTGGAGACACAAGCGTACTCGAGTAA
- the LOC140971098 gene encoding succinate dehydrogenase [ubiquinone] iron-sulfur subunit 2, mitochondrial-like yields MATQLVRRALSRVPPLSPAAGATLFRAHASESQAQQMEPAGKPKTFQIYRWNPDSPQKPELQNYEIDLKECGPMILDALIKIKNEIDPTLTFRRSCREGICGSCAMNIDGRNGLACLTKISSGSPSMITPLPHMFVIKDLVVDMTNFYNQYKSIEPWLKRKSPPENPGKEILQSKADRKKLDGMYECILCACCSASCPSYWWNPESYLGPAALLHANRWIMDSRDEYTTERLDAVNDEFKLYRCHTILNCAKACPKGLNPGMQISNIKQLERLTP; encoded by the exons ATGGCCACTCAATTGGTACGACGAGCTTTGTCCAGGGTTCCGCCACTCTCACCGGCGGCCGGGGCCACCCTTTTCCGGGCCCATGCATCGGAGTCCCAGGCTCAACAGATGGAACCCGCGGGGAAGCCCAAGACCTTCCAAATCTACCGATGGAACCCGGACTCTCCCCAGAAGCCCGAGCTCCAAAACTACGAGATTGATCTCAAGGAGTGCGGGCCGATGATTCTAGACGCCTTGATCAAGATAAAGAACGAGATCGATCCGACTTTAACTTTCCGCCGCTCTTGCCGCGAGGGGATTTGTGGGTCGTGTGCGATGAACATCGATGGCCGAAATGGCCTCGCCTGTTTGACCAAGATCTCCTCCGGCAGCCCTAGTATGATCACGCCGTTGCCTCATATGTTCGTGATTAAGGATCTGGTTGTGGATATGACGAATTTTTATAATCAGTATAAGTCGATTGAGCCGTGGTTGAAGCGGAAGAGCCCGCCGGAGAATCCGGGGAAGGAGATTCTGCAGAGTAAGGCTGACAGGAAGAAGCTTGATGGGATGTATGAGTGTATTCTGTGTGCGTGCTGTAGCGCATCCTGCCCCAGTTACTGGTGGAACCCGGAATCTTACTTGGGCCCTGCTGCTCTCCTGCACGCGAACAG ATGGATAATGGATAGTCGTGATGAATATACTACGGAGCGACTTGATGCTGTAAATGACGAGTTCAAGCTGTATAGATGCCATACCATTTTGAATTGTGCTAAAGCTTGCCCAAAAGGACTGAATCCAGGAATGCAAATCTCGAACATCAAGCAACTTGAGCGTCTAACCCCTTAA
- the LOC140971102 gene encoding dormancy-associated protein homolog 3 isoform X1 yields MGLLDQLWDDTVAGPLPDNGLGKLRKHSTFSFRSNSPKESEGSSRRSMGEEAAEDVTRVTRSIMIVKPQQLSMKDSPPVSPAGSTPPVSPFSGKVEGEKPFGLGANRHPLLTKGLAESDPGALLLLTTCEL; encoded by the exons ATGGGGTTACTAGACCAGCTCTGGGACGACACTGTCGCCGGACCCCTTCCGGATAACGGCCTGGGGAAACTCCGAAAACACTCTACTTTCAGCTTCAGATCTAACTCCCCCAAGG AATCTGAAGGTTCAAGTCGAAGATCAATGGGAGAAGAGGCGGCGGAGGATGTGACGAGGGTTACAAGAAGTATCATGATAGTAAAGCCACAGCAACTTAGCATGAAAGACTCGCCTCCAGTTTCTCCGGCTGGATCCACTCCGCCGGTGTCTCCTTTCTCCGGTAAG GTGGAGGGAGAGAAGCCTTTCGGTTTAGGCGCAAATCGGCATCCTTTGCTTACGAAAGGGCTGGCGGAATCGGACCCCGGAGCCCTCCTCCTCCTTACGACCTGTGAGCTCTGA
- the LOC140971099 gene encoding uncharacterized protein, which translates to MELLKGSLVSQTPITDVILSISSTAGTLNKRQKFSASTKYESDALPQTSENVSSDSKKITLKALVQKSTHRVLLAQTRHDFIDFLFSLLIIPLGRVQFLLGKSTCLGSINNLYRSVSNWEDVDYMMSKEAVDALLDPQIPPYYLSSYQILSLSQQSSSAVHFRCKRGRYFYTTTPDFGSTPMKMIDPKGHDSFVKGRTMYMVTDDLVVSTPSSAFIISTLNRMKIPVSDVEEQELGIGIEEALNILKASLSSTSALSDGLKPFLKRQPKQEK; encoded by the exons ATGGAACTGCTCAAGGGATCATTAGTTTCGCAAACTCCAATAACTGACGTCATTCTCAGTATTAGTTCCACGGCTGGTACTCTCAATAAAAGACAAAAGTTCTCTGCATCGACTAAATATGAATCAGATGCTTTACCTCAGACTAGTGAGAACGTAAGCTCAGATTCTAAGAAGATTACCCTGAAAGCCCTTGTGCAAAAATCAACTCATAGGGTCCTGTTAGCTCAAACACGGCATGACTtcattgattttctttttaGTTTGCTCATCATTCCCTTGGGAAGAGTTCAGTTTCTCCTGGGCAAGAGCACTTGTCTTGgaagcataaataatttatacagGAGCGTATCCAATTGGGAAGATGTAGATTATATGATGTCTAAGGAGGCTGTCGATGCATTGCTGGATCCGCAAATTCCTCCGTACTATCTTTCCTCCTACCAGATTCTATCTCTTAGCCAACAAAGCTCTTCTGCAGTACATTTTCGGTGCAAAAGGGGTCGATATTTTTATACTACGACCCCTGATTTTGGGTCTACTCCAATGAAAATGATCGACCCAAAAGGCCATGATAGTTTTGTTAAAGGACGCACAATGTATATGGTGACTGATGATTTGGTAGTATCAACTCCATCTTCAGCCTTCATCATCTCTACTCTTAACCGGATGAAAATTCCTGTCTCTGATGTCGAGGAACAGGAACTTGGCATTGGTATAGAAGAG GCTTTAAACATTCTAAAGGCCTCTCTGTCCTCAACGTCTGCATTATCAGATGGGCTCAAACCATTCTTAAAGAGACAGCCAAAGCAAGAGAAGTAA
- the LOC140971102 gene encoding dormancy-associated protein homolog 3 isoform X2, producing MGLLDQLWDDTVAGPLPDNGLGKLRKHSTFSFRSNSPKESEGSSRRSMGEEAAEDVTRVTRSIMIVKPQQLSMKDSPPVSPAGSTPPVSPFSGGGREAFRFRRKSASFAYERAGGIGPRSPPPPYDL from the exons ATGGGGTTACTAGACCAGCTCTGGGACGACACTGTCGCCGGACCCCTTCCGGATAACGGCCTGGGGAAACTCCGAAAACACTCTACTTTCAGCTTCAGATCTAACTCCCCCAAGG AATCTGAAGGTTCAAGTCGAAGATCAATGGGAGAAGAGGCGGCGGAGGATGTGACGAGGGTTACAAGAAGTATCATGATAGTAAAGCCACAGCAACTTAGCATGAAAGACTCGCCTCCAGTTTCTCCGGCTGGATCCACTCCGCCGGTGTCTCCTTTCTCCG GTGGAGGGAGAGAAGCCTTTCGGTTTAGGCGCAAATCGGCATCCTTTGCTTACGAAAGGGCTGGCGGAATCGGACCCCGGAGCCCTCCTCCTCCTTACGACCTGTGA
- the LOC140971105 gene encoding uncharacterized protein — MNFRSMEEFWPFYMSQHSKPATRRLHFVGTLFGSSCFMCALLFNFWWFLLFGPLIGYGLAWGSHFFVEGNVPESFMHPFYSLICDYKMFGLMLIGQMDREIKRLGKRPVLQAY; from the coding sequence ATGAATTTCAGGAGCATGGAAGAGTTTTGGCCTTTTTACATGAGCCAGCACTCAAAGCCAGCGACAAGGCGCTTGCATTTTGTTGGAACATTATTCGGTAGTTCGTGCTTCATGTGTGCATTGCTATTCAACTTCTGGTGGTTTCTGTTATTCGGGCCTTTGATTGGGTATGGGTTGGCTTGGGGTAGCCATTTCTTTGTTGAAGGGAATGTTCCTGAAAGCTTTATGCACCCTTTTTATTCTCTGATTTGTGATTACAAGATGTTTGGGTTAATGCTCATAGGCCAAATGGATAGGGAAATCAAGAGGCTTGGTAAGAGGCCTGTTTTGCAAGCCTACTGA